One Mesorhizobium loti genomic window carries:
- a CDS encoding major facilitator superfamily protein, with protein MSAPAKGTFRSLANFNYRIWAGGAIVSNVGTWMQRTAQDWLVLTQLTHNNATAMGVVMALQFAPQILLLPWTGFAADHLDRRKLLLTTQAAMGLLALGLGLLTVAGLVQLWHVYVFAFLLGCTTAFDAPARQTFVSDLVGETDLSNAVALNSTSFNVARMIGPAVAGTLIASVGSGWVFLINAASFAAVLASLGLLRLSELHLKDKAQRSRGGLAQGFAYVWKRPDLKAILLMLLLIGTFGLNFPIFISTMSVSVFHAGAGQYGLLTSTMAIGSVCGALLAARREHPRLVLLLAGAAIFGIGFSLAAIMPNYWLFGLALVVIGVSAQTMTTSTIGLVQLSTDPAMRGRVMAILLATTLGGTALGAPVVGWVADDVGPRWALGVAAVAGFAAVIVGVRYLVTYRHLRVLIEARRLRFDLDDGKAEPT; from the coding sequence ATGAGCGCCCCGGCAAAGGGCACGTTCCGGTCGCTGGCTAATTTCAACTACCGGATCTGGGCCGGCGGCGCGATCGTGTCCAATGTGGGAACTTGGATGCAGCGCACCGCCCAGGACTGGCTGGTGCTGACGCAACTGACCCACAACAACGCGACCGCCATGGGCGTGGTGATGGCGCTGCAGTTCGCACCGCAGATCCTGCTGTTGCCATGGACGGGCTTTGCCGCCGATCATCTCGACCGGCGCAAGCTGCTGCTCACCACGCAAGCCGCCATGGGCCTGCTCGCGCTCGGTCTTGGCCTGCTCACCGTCGCCGGGCTGGTTCAATTGTGGCATGTCTATGTATTCGCCTTCCTGCTCGGCTGCACGACGGCGTTCGACGCGCCGGCGCGCCAGACATTCGTATCCGATCTGGTTGGCGAGACAGACCTGTCGAATGCCGTGGCGCTCAACTCCACCTCGTTCAACGTGGCGCGGATGATCGGGCCCGCCGTCGCCGGAACCTTGATAGCTTCCGTCGGCTCCGGCTGGGTTTTTCTGATCAACGCGGCATCGTTTGCCGCCGTCCTCGCCTCGCTCGGCCTGCTGCGTCTCAGTGAGCTTCACCTGAAGGACAAGGCGCAGCGCAGCCGCGGCGGCCTTGCCCAGGGCTTTGCCTATGTGTGGAAGCGCCCTGACCTCAAAGCCATCCTTCTGATGCTTTTGCTGATCGGCACATTCGGGCTCAACTTTCCGATCTTCATCTCGACCATGTCAGTCTCCGTCTTTCACGCTGGAGCCGGCCAATACGGGCTGTTGACGTCGACCATGGCGATCGGATCGGTCTGCGGCGCATTACTGGCCGCGCGGCGCGAGCATCCCCGCCTGGTGCTTCTTCTGGCGGGTGCCGCTATTTTCGGCATTGGCTTCAGCCTGGCCGCGATCATGCCCAACTACTGGCTGTTCGGGCTCGCGCTCGTTGTCATCGGCGTCTCGGCGCAAACGATGACCACCTCGACGATCGGCCTGGTGCAGCTCTCGACCGACCCTGCCATGCGGGGGCGCGTGATGGCGATCCTGTTGGCCACAACGTTGGGCGGCACCGCTCTCGGCGCGCCCGTGGTCGGCTGGGTGGCCGATGATGTCGGTCCGCGCTGGGCGCTTGGCGTGGCCGCTGTAGCCGGCTTTGCGGCTGTGATCGTCGGGGTTCGCTATCTCGTGACGTATCGCCACCTGCGCGTGCTGATCGAGGCCAGACGTCTGCGCTTCGACCTCGATGACGGTAAAGCCGAGCCGACATAG
- a CDS encoding TonB-dependent siderophore receptor → MLCQPGAAYAQDDGAAPVLGKIEVTAQSNEILKQDGYVASKDRIGTKTDTPIAKIPQAISVVTQKQIEDQKPRTLNESLGYTASANPNSFGFDTRYDAFFLRGFPAFYNGMFRDGLRQYNGPSAWFKTEPYGIEGVTILKGPASSLYGVSGPGGIVNVVTKRPKDEPYHEIELLAGEHDRFQAALDASGPINDDGSILYRFTSLGRLSETDLPGYPDDKLYRAPAVTFKPDEDTKLSILGEYSKSATGGTAAFYNSGYGVLSNVYEGDPAWNDFDQTQGRIGYEFEHRFNDVLTVRQNLRYNAVDSDIEYSGHYLPGVGQPLQRYWGHYTETMKNFVVDNMAQFEFDTGPVRHTAVAGIDYAWSDYDAASGISYVSVDDIKAMPVPHSGGQEMNQLGAYLHDQMEWNDFTLFTSGRYDWVDTTSTAADFSQSKQKDSAFSGRLGLSYQTEWGIIPYLNYSTSFSPNIGFVYDDVTSTVGRVARPTIAMQKEIGIKYEIPDHNATISAALFDIDQKDGVVFDASTGINKQRQLDLNSRGVELEANASVDNGFSFIASYTYLQVKIERGAEGTDGKELSATPNHILSLWGHYQFENGTLEGLGLGTGVRFAGSSYGDDTNTFKNSARAFVDASVSYDFGTRNPKLEGVKLQVNAKNLFDSQKTICSAGYCYRDEGRSLFASLRYRF, encoded by the coding sequence CAGAAGCAGATCGAGGACCAGAAGCCACGCACGCTCAACGAATCGCTCGGCTACACGGCCAGCGCCAATCCCAACAGTTTCGGCTTCGACACCCGCTATGACGCCTTCTTCCTGCGCGGCTTCCCGGCCTTCTACAACGGCATGTTCCGCGACGGGCTGCGCCAGTACAACGGCCCCTCAGCCTGGTTCAAGACCGAGCCCTACGGCATAGAGGGCGTCACCATCCTGAAAGGCCCGGCATCCTCGCTCTACGGCGTCAGCGGCCCGGGCGGCATCGTCAACGTCGTCACCAAGCGTCCCAAGGACGAGCCGTATCACGAGATCGAATTGCTCGCCGGTGAACACGACCGGTTCCAGGCCGCGCTCGACGCTTCCGGACCGATCAATGACGACGGCAGCATCCTCTATCGCTTCACCAGCCTTGGCCGTCTCAGCGAGACCGATCTGCCTGGCTATCCCGACGACAAGCTCTACCGGGCGCCGGCCGTCACCTTCAAGCCGGACGAGGACACCAAGCTCAGCATCCTTGGCGAATATTCGAAGTCCGCCACCGGCGGCACCGCCGCCTTCTACAATTCAGGCTATGGCGTGCTGTCCAACGTCTATGAGGGTGATCCGGCCTGGAACGATTTCGACCAGACCCAGGGCCGCATCGGCTATGAGTTCGAGCACCGTTTCAACGATGTGCTGACGGTGCGCCAGAACCTGCGCTACAACGCAGTCGACAGCGACATCGAGTATAGCGGCCATTATTTGCCCGGCGTCGGCCAGCCGCTGCAGCGCTACTGGGGCCATTACACCGAGACGATGAAGAACTTCGTCGTCGACAACATGGCGCAGTTCGAGTTCGACACCGGACCGGTCAGGCACACCGCCGTCGCCGGCATCGACTATGCCTGGTCGGATTACGATGCCGCCAGCGGTATCTCATATGTCTCCGTCGACGACATCAAGGCGATGCCGGTTCCCCACTCCGGCGGGCAAGAGATGAACCAGCTCGGCGCCTATCTGCACGACCAGATGGAGTGGAACGATTTCACCCTGTTCACCAGCGGCCGCTACGACTGGGTCGACACCACCTCCACCGCCGCCGACTTCAGCCAGTCCAAACAGAAGGACAGCGCCTTTTCCGGCCGGCTCGGCCTGTCCTACCAGACCGAGTGGGGCATCATACCCTACCTCAACTACTCGACCTCGTTCTCGCCCAACATCGGCTTCGTCTATGACGACGTCACCAGCACGGTTGGCCGCGTCGCCCGTCCAACCATCGCCATGCAAAAGGAGATCGGCATCAAATACGAAATCCCCGATCACAATGCGACCATCAGCGCCGCGCTGTTCGACATCGACCAGAAGGACGGCGTCGTCTTCGACGCCTCGACCGGCATCAACAAGCAGCGCCAGCTCGACCTCAACTCGCGAGGCGTCGAGCTGGAAGCCAATGCTTCGGTCGACAACGGCTTCAGTTTCATCGCCTCCTATACCTATCTGCAGGTGAAGATTGAGCGCGGCGCCGAAGGAACCGACGGCAAGGAACTGTCGGCGACGCCGAACCACATATTGTCATTGTGGGGCCACTACCAGTTCGAGAACGGCACGCTGGAAGGACTGGGGCTGGGCACAGGCGTACGCTTCGCCGGCTCGAGCTATGGCGACGACACCAACACTTTCAAAAACAGCGCGCGCGCCTTCGTCGACGCGTCGGTGTCCTACGATTTCGGCACTCGCAATCCGAAGCTCGAAGGCGTCAAGCTGCAGGTCAACGCCAAGAACCTGTTCGACAGCCAGAAGACCATCTGTTCGGCCGGCTATTGCTATCGCGACGAAGGCCGCTCGCTGTTCGCCAGCCTGCGCTACCGCTTCTGA
- a CDS encoding transcriptional regulator — protein MDRLSGLLAFARTAELGSFIAAGRALGISASAVGKSVARLEQELGVRLLQRSTRRIGLTEEGRLFNERVRRILDDIDDAEAMLSRTRETPHGRLRVSTPIVTYHLLLPVLSEFMARYPEIELDIDFNDRIVDIIEEGIDVAIRSGQLPDSRLVSRPVAPFRMLLCAAPSYLERHGTPGEPADLIRHFGINFRFLNSGRLLEWPFITGSAEPQIRSMLTCNNMEALKGATLAGLGIACMPDFLVCEALRDGRLLSVLDDHVDGRGQFRMLWPSNRHLSPKVRVFVDFLPDRLAAPR, from the coding sequence ATGGATCGTCTCAGTGGCTTGTTGGCCTTCGCCCGCACCGCCGAACTCGGCAGTTTCATCGCTGCCGGCCGGGCGCTCGGCATTTCGGCCTCCGCGGTCGGCAAGAGCGTCGCGCGGCTCGAACAGGAGCTCGGCGTGCGGCTCCTGCAGCGCAGCACGCGGCGCATCGGCCTGACGGAGGAGGGCAGGTTGTTCAACGAGCGGGTGCGCCGCATCCTCGACGACATCGACGATGCTGAGGCGATGCTGTCGCGGACGCGGGAAACGCCGCACGGACGGCTGCGCGTCTCGACCCCGATCGTCACCTATCATCTGCTTTTGCCGGTGCTGTCGGAGTTCATGGCTCGCTATCCCGAGATCGAACTCGACATCGATTTCAACGACCGCATCGTCGACATCATCGAGGAAGGCATCGACGTTGCCATCCGCAGCGGCCAGTTGCCGGACTCACGATTGGTATCGAGACCCGTTGCGCCGTTTCGCATGCTTCTGTGCGCGGCGCCCTCCTATCTCGAGCGCCATGGCACACCCGGCGAGCCGGCCGATCTCATCAGGCATTTCGGCATAAACTTCCGCTTTCTCAACAGCGGCAGGCTGCTGGAGTGGCCATTCATCACCGGAAGCGCTGAACCGCAGATCCGCTCAATGCTGACCTGCAACAACATGGAAGCCCTGAAGGGCGCCACGCTCGCTGGACTGGGTATCGCCTGCATGCCGGATTTCCTGGTTTGCGAGGCGCTGCGCGACGGCAGGCTGCTCAGCGTGCTGGACGATCATGTCGACGGCCGTGGCCAGTTCCGGATGCTGTGGCCCTCCAATCGCCATCTCTCGCCAAAGGTGCGCGTTTTCGTCGATTTCCTTCCTGACCGGCTTGCGGCGCCGCGATAG
- a CDS encoding 2-isopropylmalate synthase: MNAREQIRPDAGGSGKDAEPARGMREAARKYQPYPTVGLTDRTWPNKVIDKAPIWCSVDLRDGNQALIDPMGHERKARMFGLLLDMGFKEIEIGFPSASQTDFDFARWCIEEGNVPADVSLQVLVQCRPELITRTFEALKGATNPIVHFYNSTSELQRRVVFEKDVGGIKRIATDAAKMITDMAAKAGGGYRFEYSPESFTGTELEVALEICNAVTEIVRPTSDNKLIINLPSTVEMSTPNIYADRIEWMCRNLDNRENLIISLHPHNDRGTGIATTELGLMAGADRVEGTLFGNGERTGNVDIVTLALNMYTQGVDPGIDCSDINRMKDVYEYSNQLKIPERHPYVGELVYTAFSGSHQDAINKGMKALKKANTGLWEVPYLPIDPADVGRSYEAIIRINSQSGKGGIAYVLQADYGLNLPRNLQIEFSQAIQAITDAEGKEVPAKRIYERFLETYVDQPGARLKFLDHHTYPDTVVKGRRVVEAIILDNGKEVTISGTGTGPIDGFVDALSRHVGVEMSVLDYSEHSMQRGSNASAISYVEMEYPGGKLFGAGINTNIVAASLEAVTSAANRIVGHKAR; this comes from the coding sequence ATGAACGCACGAGAACAGATCCGCCCTGATGCCGGAGGCTCCGGCAAGGACGCGGAACCAGCCCGCGGCATGCGAGAGGCAGCCCGCAAATACCAACCTTATCCGACCGTCGGCCTCACCGACCGCACCTGGCCCAACAAGGTCATCGACAAGGCGCCGATCTGGTGCTCGGTCGACCTGCGCGACGGCAACCAGGCGCTGATCGACCCGATGGGCCACGAGCGCAAGGCGCGCATGTTCGGCCTGCTGCTCGATATGGGCTTCAAGGAGATCGAGATCGGCTTCCCCTCGGCCTCGCAGACCGATTTCGACTTCGCCCGCTGGTGCATCGAGGAAGGCAACGTCCCCGCCGACGTGTCGCTGCAGGTGCTGGTGCAATGCCGGCCCGAGCTGATCACCCGCACCTTCGAGGCGCTGAAGGGCGCCACCAACCCGATCGTGCATTTCTACAACTCGACCAGTGAATTGCAGCGCCGCGTCGTCTTCGAGAAGGATGTCGGCGGCATCAAGCGGATCGCCACCGATGCGGCCAAGATGATCACCGACATGGCGGCCAAGGCCGGCGGCGGCTATCGCTTCGAATATTCGCCGGAGAGCTTCACCGGCACCGAACTCGAAGTCGCGCTGGAGATCTGCAACGCCGTCACCGAGATCGTCAGGCCGACTTCGGACAACAAGCTGATCATCAACCTGCCGTCGACGGTCGAGATGTCGACGCCCAACATCTATGCCGACCGCATCGAGTGGATGTGCCGCAATCTCGACAACCGCGAAAACCTGATCATCTCGCTGCATCCGCACAATGACCGCGGCACCGGCATCGCCACCACCGAACTCGGCCTGATGGCCGGCGCCGACCGTGTCGAAGGCACGTTGTTCGGCAATGGCGAGCGCACCGGCAATGTCGACATCGTCACGCTGGCGCTCAACATGTACACGCAAGGCGTCGATCCGGGCATCGATTGCTCCGACATCAACCGGATGAAGGATGTCTACGAGTACTCGAACCAGCTGAAGATCCCCGAGCGCCACCCCTATGTCGGCGAGCTCGTCTACACCGCCTTTTCCGGCTCGCACCAGGACGCCATCAACAAGGGCATGAAGGCGCTGAAGAAGGCCAACACCGGCCTGTGGGAAGTGCCCTACCTGCCGATCGACCCGGCCGACGTCGGCCGCAGCTACGAGGCGATCATCCGCATCAACTCGCAGTCCGGCAAGGGCGGCATTGCCTATGTGCTGCAGGCCGATTACGGCCTCAATTTGCCGCGCAACCTGCAGATCGAGTTCAGCCAGGCGATCCAGGCGATCACCGACGCCGAAGGCAAGGAAGTGCCGGCCAAGCGCATCTATGAGCGCTTCCTCGAAACCTATGTCGACCAGCCGGGCGCGCGCCTGAAATTCCTCGACCACCACACCTATCCCGATACCGTGGTCAAGGGCCGGCGCGTGGTCGAGGCGATCATCCTCGACAACGGCAAGGAAGTGACCATCTCAGGCACCGGCACGGGCCCGATCGATGGTTTCGTCGACGCGCTGTCGCGCCATGTCGGTGTCGAGATGTCCGTGCTCGATTATTCCGAGCACTCGATGCAGCGCGGCTCCAATGCCTCGGCCATTTCCTATGTCGAAATGGAATATCCCGGCGGCAAGCTGTTCGGCGCCGGCATCAACACCAACATCGTCGCCGCCTCGCTGGAAGCGGTGACTTCGGCCGCCAACCGCATCGTCGGCCACAAGGCGCGGTAG
- a CDS encoding isochorismatase hydrolase → MAVTTLDRKTALIVIDLQKGIVALPAVHPMGDVVQRACTLADAFRGRGLPVVLVNVAGAPPGRTEQAPRMREFPSGWADLVPELQQRPADHIVTKRTAGAFVNTDLEAWLKGEGVTQVVIVGVSTSMGVEATARHARDLGFNVTLALDAMTDMSLDAHANSIVHIFPRLGETGTTRDILDLLARRNA, encoded by the coding sequence ATGGCAGTCACCACGCTTGACCGGAAAACGGCACTTATCGTCATCGACCTGCAGAAAGGCATCGTCGCCTTGCCCGCTGTCCATCCGATGGGCGACGTCGTGCAGCGGGCGTGCACGCTCGCCGATGCGTTTCGCGGCCGCGGCTTGCCGGTTGTGCTTGTCAACGTTGCCGGCGCGCCTCCGGGCCGGACGGAGCAGGCGCCTCGCATGCGGGAGTTTCCCAGCGGCTGGGCTGATCTTGTCCCCGAATTGCAACAGCGGCCGGCGGACCACATCGTGACCAAACGCACGGCGGGCGCCTTCGTCAACACTGATCTTGAAGCCTGGCTGAAGGGCGAGGGCGTCACCCAGGTGGTGATCGTCGGCGTTTCCACCAGCATGGGTGTCGAGGCGACAGCCCGCCATGCCCGCGATCTCGGGTTCAACGTCACGCTGGCGCTGGACGCGATGACCGACATGAGCCTCGATGCCCACGCCAACAGCATCGTGCATATTTTCCCGAGGTTGGGCGAAACCGGCACGACACGGGACATCCTTGATCTGCTCGCGAGGAGGAATGCCTGA
- a CDS encoding MarR family transcriptional regulator, with translation MKLNFEVYLHICYEAAMKDQVSLQDDPETVRAMALAAELRVVAGRLIRRLREQAGDGDLTSSQKSVVLHLDREGPATVTTLARAQHMRPQSMGAIVSALQVAGLVEGAPDPADGRQTLLSLTPACRDMIATGRAARQDWLFRAIQSKLDHDEQEQLAGAVELLGRLADF, from the coding sequence ATGAAGCTAAACTTTGAAGTTTACCTTCATATCTGCTACGAAGCAGCCATGAAAGATCAAGTGTCTCTGCAAGACGACCCGGAAACTGTGCGTGCGATGGCTTTAGCGGCCGAGCTTCGGGTTGTCGCCGGCCGGCTGATCCGGCGCCTGCGGGAGCAGGCAGGCGACGGCGATCTGACGTCGTCGCAGAAGTCGGTGGTGCTGCATCTGGATCGAGAGGGTCCGGCGACGGTCACGACGCTGGCGCGCGCTCAGCATATGCGTCCGCAATCGATGGGCGCCATTGTGTCGGCGCTGCAAGTGGCCGGACTGGTGGAAGGCGCGCCGGATCCGGCCGATGGCCGGCAGACCCTCCTGTCGCTCACGCCGGCCTGCCGGGACATGATCGCGACCGGGCGGGCGGCAAGGCAGGATTGGCTGTTCCGCGCCATCCAGTCGAAGCTTGACCACGACGAGCAGGAGCAACTCGCAGGCGCCGTCGAACTGCTCGGACGCCTTGCCGATTTCTGA
- a CDS encoding phosphoribosylaminoimidazole carboxylase produces the protein MNFVFFSPHFPTNGADFCDRLKKAGATVLGIGDAPYDALNSKLKSALSEYYRVADMEDYDPVFRAMGHFIHKWGRIDRFESLNEHWLELEANIRTDFNIYGTKLDFVKNLKRKSRMRAFFRKSGVETIAQRKCSDRAGAMTFIRRVGYPVVVKPDSGSGASNTFKISNTAELDQFFRDKPEDVTFVMEQFIEGLVVTYDGLVNRDGEVVLAASHRYDQSVMEVVNKDRHMSYTCFPHIRPAVEEAGRKILKAFDVRERFFHIELFETRDDRIIALEVNMRPPGAWMTDAINYTFDIDVYAAWANMVVKDAAGGPYEGKYFTAYASRKRHLHYLHSHEDVLAAHRDKIVHHQPIEEVFSRAMGNYAYQMRSKDQAALREAVAYIHAEKA, from the coding sequence ATGAATTTCGTGTTCTTCTCGCCGCATTTTCCGACCAACGGCGCCGATTTCTGCGACCGGCTGAAGAAGGCCGGCGCCACCGTGCTCGGCATTGGCGATGCGCCCTATGACGCGCTGAACAGCAAGCTGAAGAGTGCGCTTTCGGAATATTATCGCGTCGCCGACATGGAGGACTACGATCCGGTGTTCCGCGCGATGGGGCATTTCATCCACAAATGGGGCCGCATCGACCGCTTCGAATCGCTCAACGAGCACTGGCTGGAGCTGGAAGCCAACATCCGCACCGACTTCAACATCTACGGCACCAAGCTCGATTTCGTGAAGAATTTGAAGCGCAAGAGCCGCATGCGCGCCTTCTTCCGCAAGAGCGGCGTCGAGACGATCGCGCAGCGCAAATGCTCCGACCGCGCCGGCGCCATGACCTTCATCCGCCGCGTCGGTTACCCGGTGGTGGTGAAGCCCGACAGCGGCTCAGGCGCCTCCAACACCTTCAAGATCTCCAACACAGCGGAACTCGACCAGTTCTTCCGGGACAAGCCCGAGGACGTGACCTTCGTGATGGAGCAGTTCATCGAGGGGCTGGTGGTGACCTATGACGGGCTGGTCAACCGCGACGGCGAGGTGGTGCTGGCGGCCAGCCACCGCTACGACCAGAGCGTCATGGAGGTGGTCAACAAGGACCGCCATATGAGCTACACCTGCTTTCCCCATATCAGACCAGCGGTCGAGGAGGCCGGCCGCAAGATCCTGAAGGCGTTCGACGTGCGCGAGCGCTTCTTCCACATCGAACTGTTCGAGACCAGGGACGACCGGATCATCGCGCTGGAGGTCAACATGCGGCCGCCCGGCGCCTGGATGACCGACGCCATCAACTACACGTTCGACATCGACGTCTACGCGGCATGGGCCAATATGGTGGTCAAAGACGCCGCCGGCGGACCCTATGAGGGCAAGTATTTCACCGCCTATGCCAGCCGCAAGCGCCACCTCCACTATTTGCACAGCCATGAGGACGTGCTAGCGGCGCACCGCGACAAGATCGTCCACCATCAGCCGATAGAAGAGGTTTTCAGCCGCGCCATGGGAAATTACGCCTACCAGATGCGCTCGAAGGATCAGGCAGCTTTGCGCGAGGCGGTCGCCTATATCCACGCGGAAAAGGCCTGA
- a CDS encoding Siderophore-interacting protein, translating into MDQLSAQARISDEAIRSAIERLRAEHGEYEIETGAADRWELRLYYGSLSATLEDDAMLVRVAAIDETCLSYMKMTVAGHVAQHLGTASGLRWQGDGSDAGTPVFFREITVMSSTRISRHMQRLRFAGTNLGRFTHGGLHMRLLLPPRGRRPVWPSVGPGGLLVWPAGEDALTVRVYTIRAIDAATGWLDVDFVLHPGQDTPAAAFAQNAQAGDIIGMIGPGGGEAPEGRTLLLVGDDTALPAIGRILEHLPPSTRAEALIEVDDPDDRITLPQGDNIDITWLYRNGREAGTAGLLPAALRERSHAALADGLFVWAGCEFADFREIRKIVRKEWGLARDRHLVTAYWRRGAQGENGDGED; encoded by the coding sequence ATGGACCAGTTGAGCGCGCAGGCCCGCATCAGCGACGAGGCAATCAGGTCGGCGATCGAGCGTCTGCGCGCCGAGCACGGCGAATACGAGATCGAAACCGGTGCTGCCGACCGCTGGGAGCTTCGCCTGTATTACGGGTCGTTGAGCGCCACGCTCGAGGATGACGCCATGCTGGTCCGTGTCGCAGCGATCGACGAGACCTGCCTCTCCTACATGAAGATGACGGTTGCCGGCCACGTCGCCCAGCATCTCGGCACCGCCAGCGGATTGCGCTGGCAAGGCGACGGCAGCGATGCCGGCACGCCGGTCTTCTTCCGCGAGATCACGGTGATGTCGTCGACACGGATCTCGCGGCACATGCAGCGCCTGCGCTTCGCCGGCACGAACCTCGGCCGCTTCACCCATGGCGGCCTGCACATGCGGCTGCTGTTGCCGCCGCGTGGCCGGCGGCCGGTCTGGCCCTCGGTAGGCCCTGGCGGTCTGCTTGTCTGGCCCGCGGGCGAGGATGCGCTCACCGTGCGGGTTTACACGATCCGGGCGATCGATGCGGCAACCGGCTGGCTCGATGTCGATTTCGTGCTGCACCCCGGCCAGGACACGCCGGCCGCCGCCTTCGCGCAGAACGCCCAGGCGGGAGACATAATCGGCATGATCGGGCCCGGCGGCGGCGAGGCGCCGGAGGGACGGACCCTGCTTCTCGTCGGCGATGACACCGCGCTGCCCGCCATCGGCAGGATCCTCGAGCACTTGCCGCCGTCAACGCGGGCCGAGGCGCTCATTGAGGTCGATGATCCCGACGATCGGATCACGCTGCCGCAAGGGGACAATATCGACATCACCTGGCTCTACCGGAACGGCCGCGAGGCTGGCACCGCCGGCCTGCTGCCGGCCGCCTTGCGGGAGCGCAGCCACGCGGCACTTGCCGACGGTCTCTTTGTGTGGGCCGGATGCGAATTCGCCGACTTCCGCGAGATCCGCAAGATCGTGCGCAAGGAATGGGGCCTGGCACGCGACCGGCATCTGGTCACCGCCTATTGGCGCCGCGGCGCGCAGGGCGAAAACGGGGACGGCGAAGACTAG
- a CDS encoding major facilitator superfamily protein has translation MTSKTPSGPAERWLVLLSVCLAAMTMPLTFTGPAVALSRIAADLGGSPIALNWVTNAFMLTFGASLMAAGALADNRGRKRIFLVGLCLYVLASLGAMLAPGIVWFDMFRAAQGIGSALAFAGGASALAQEFEGPLRLRAFSFLGTSFGIGLAFGPIASGLLISAFGWRSIFVLVAVLAIASAVLGLRTIRESRDPDATGLDWAGAGTFTIALASLTYGVLQAPQSGWADPVVIALLAAAALFFAAFVVVERRVRRPMLDLTLFRYPRFVGVQFLAAAPAYGFVVLLVLLPIRFIGIEGMSEIKAGQLMICLSGPLLILPLLAGQLARWIAPATICGAGLLIAAAGLVWLSLTPPIGIALVAPLVLIGVGIALPWGLMDGLAVSVVPRERAGMAVGIFNTTRVACEGVAVAIVMATLSGFTAAQLGTQGASSRDAAAAAQLLVTGNVGETALHLPTASATALVQAYETAFDRLLIVLAAITIVTALVVFLGLRRGSAAEREPVSLPVCQEG, from the coding sequence ATGACCTCGAAGACCCCATCCGGCCCGGCCGAGCGATGGCTCGTGCTCTTGTCGGTATGCCTTGCCGCGATGACGATGCCTCTGACTTTCACCGGCCCGGCCGTCGCGCTCTCCCGCATCGCCGCCGATCTCGGCGGCAGCCCGATCGCGCTCAACTGGGTGACGAACGCCTTCATGCTGACCTTCGGCGCCAGCCTGATGGCGGCTGGTGCGCTGGCCGACAACCGGGGCCGCAAGCGCATCTTCCTCGTCGGCCTCTGCCTCTATGTCCTGGCGTCGCTCGGCGCGATGCTGGCGCCCGGCATCGTTTGGTTCGACATGTTCAGGGCCGCGCAAGGCATCGGCAGTGCCTTGGCCTTCGCCGGCGGCGCCTCCGCACTTGCCCAGGAATTCGAGGGACCGCTGCGGCTGCGCGCCTTCTCCTTCCTCGGCACCAGTTTCGGCATCGGTCTCGCCTTCGGCCCGATCGCCTCGGGCCTGCTCATCTCCGCATTCGGCTGGCGCTCGATCTTTGTCCTGGTGGCAGTGCTGGCGATCGCCTCGGCAGTGCTGGGCCTGCGCACCATCAGGGAATCGCGAGACCCGGACGCGACCGGCCTCGATTGGGCGGGAGCCGGCACTTTCACCATAGCACTGGCTTCGCTGACCTATGGTGTCCTGCAGGCGCCTCAGAGCGGTTGGGCCGATCCCGTCGTCATCGCTTTGCTCGCCGCGGCAGCCCTCTTCTTCGCCGCCTTCGTTGTCGTCGAACGGCGCGTGCGGCGGCCGATGCTTGATCTCACGCTGTTTCGCTACCCCCGCTTCGTCGGCGTCCAGTTCCTGGCGGCGGCGCCCGCCTATGGCTTCGTCGTCCTGCTGGTGCTCTTGCCGATCCGCTTCATCGGCATCGAAGGGATGAGCGAGATCAAGGCCGGGCAATTGATGATCTGCCTCTCGGGGCCGCTGTTGATCCTGCCGCTGCTGGCCGGCCAGCTGGCGCGCTGGATCGCGCCGGCCACGATCTGCGGCGCCGGCCTGCTCATCGCCGCCGCCGGTCTCGTCTGGCTGAGCCTGACGCCGCCGATCGGCATCGCGCTGGTGGCGCCGCTGGTGCTGATCGGCGTCGGCATCGCTTTGCCCTGGGGGCTGATGGACGGGCTTGCCGTCAGCGTCGTGCCCAGGGAGCGCGCCGGCATGGCGGTCGGCATCTTCAACACCACGCGCGTTGCTTGCGAGGGCGTGGCGGTGGCCATCGTCATGGCGACCCTGTCGGGTTTCACCGCGGCACAGCTAGGCACTCAAGGAGCGTCTTCCAGGGATGCGGCCGCCGCGGCGCAGCTGCTGGTGACCGGCAATGTCGGTGAAACGGCACTGCATCTGCCGACGGCCAGCGCCACGGCTCTGGTCCAGGCCTATGAGACAGCGTTCGACAGGCTGCTGATCGTTCTGGCGGCAATCACCATCGTCACCGCCCTCGTCGTCTTCCTCGGCCTGCGTCGCGGATCGGCGGCGGAACGCGAGCCCGTTTCTCTGCCGGTATGCCAGGAAGGATAG